Part of the Methylocystis rosea genome is shown below.
AAAAAGCCAATCCTCGGCTAGAAAATTTGTGGAAGTGGCCATCTTAAAGGGCCAAAGAAAAGATGTAGAGCAATTCGCAAAAAAAATACTCGCAGAGCGAGGCGTTACCGACGGTCAATTGAGTCTTTTTCGTATTTGAACCGCTACTACTGCGAAAAAGTCATGTGTGACCCATTTGCCACAGATGGCGCACAATCGCGATGCCGTCGAAAAATCACCCTTCAACTTTGGCGGTTAACGTCTGAGAATAAGCTAAATAACATCATTCCTCATACGTGAGCCGCCCTGTGAACCGCCGTCTTCTGACCTCTACCTCTCGTTTCGTCCTTATCGTCAGTTTGGCGTCGTTCGCGGGCGATGCCCTTGCTCAAACGGCATTGCCGACAATCAATGTTGGCGGACACGCGGCGAGGCGGACGACGCATAGGCAGGCGGCGCGTCCGCAAGGCCCTGCGCGGCCAACCACGCTTGTCGAAGTCGCGCCGGGGCCTTCGTCAGAGCAGGATACCGCGCTCGGGCCGAAGATCGATTATCCGACGGGTCCGAAGGAAATGAATTCGTCGAGCGAAAGGTTTTTTACTGGCGGACAGGTCAACGCCATCCCCTTCTATCGTCCTGGAGAGGCGCTCGAAGTCGTGCCGGGTCTGGCCGTGACCCAGCACAGCGGCGAGGGCAAGGCCAACCAATATTTTCTACGCGGCTTTGATCTCGATCACGGCACCGATCTCGCGCTTTATCTCGACGGCATGCCCATCAACATGCGCACCCATGGCCATGGCCAAGGCTGGGCCGATGCGAATTTCATTATGCCCGAACTGTTGGCGTCGGTGGATGCGCGAAAAGGTCCATATAACGTCGAGGATGGCGACTTCTCGAACGCCGGCACCATCCGCATGCAGTATCTGAACCGTGTGCCTACGGGCGTATTCACGACGAGCGCCGGCGAATTCGGATTCGCGCGCCAGTTCGGCATGAAGTCGTGGGCTTTTATGGACGGCGACATTCTCGGAGCTGCAGAGGCGTCCATTTATGATGGCCCCTGGGTCGTGCCCAACAGAGCGCGCAAGGTCAACGCTGTGTTGCGCTGGATTCGCGGCGCCGAGGCCGACGGCGTCGGCATTACCGGCATGGCCTATGCCAATCGGTGGAACTCGACCGACCAGATTCCCTTGCGCGCCGTCGAGCAAGGATTGATGTCTCGTTGGGGGACGATGAACCCGACGGATGGCGGCGACGCGACGCGGTTCAGCATATCCGGTCACTGGAGCCAGCTCAGCGAAACGAACTATTCTCGAATCGAAGGTTACGCTGTTCATTCGACGTTGGATTTGTTCAGCGACTTCACCTATTTTCTGAGTCATCCCGTTCTCGGCGACCAATTCCGTCAGTTCGATCGAAGAACGATCCTGGGTTCGAACGGCATTCACGGCATTAAGTTCAACGTGGCGGAAACGCCCTTCGAATTGCGCTTCGGCTACCAGACGCGCTGGGACGACATCCGTGTCGGGCTGCAGGACACTTATGTGCGCCGGCCTTACGATACTGTGCGTAACGATCGCGTGGGGGAGGCGAATTTTAGCTTATTCAGCGACATAAAAACCAAATGGACTCCCTGGCTGACGACCGTCGTCGGCACGCGCTGGGATTATTATTGGGCGAGCGTCGGCGGCATTCAGACCTACTTAGCGTCACCCATCGTTGGTTTTGTCGGTGACAATCCGGCTCAACCGGTCCGCCTATGGACCGCGCCGTTTAACAACGGGGCGAGCACTGGACAACTGCTCAGCCCCAAGGCGTCGGTGATCATCAATCCGTTCGACGACAAGACTGATTTTTATCTCAACTTTGGGCGTGGATTCCATTCGACGGACGCGCGCGGCACGACGCAGACGTTTTCAACAACCGAAGCGTCGGACGATCTCGGCTATGTGTTCGCGCAGCGTCGGCCGCTGCTTTCGCCGTCAACGGGCGCCGAAGTCGGCATGAAGACCAGAGCGATCGATAATCTGGAATCAGCGCTGACTCTCTTTTGGATCCAGCTGCAGTCGGAAAATGTTTTTGCTGGCGACGAAGGCAATACGGTGTTTGGCCCTCCGAGCCGCCGCATCGGATTTGAATTCACGAATCATTATCGGCCGTTTTCGTGGTTAGGATTCGAAGGCGACCTGACCATGACAGATGCGCGTTTCCTTGGTTTCGATAAGGATCAGGCAGACCTCTACCTTCAGCTGCTACAGCCTGATGCGCTGCCCTGGGGCACGTTTCTTGGAAACAAGCCCGGGAATTTTCTGATCAACGCCGCGCCTATTATTGCGACCGCGGTTCTGGAACTGGGCGAACCGACAGGCTGGTTTGGCGCGCTGAAATATCGGTATATCGGCCCGCGAGCTTTGACCCAGGACGGCTTCTTCAAAAGCCCCGCGATCGGCACGGTGAATGCGCGCATAGGTTATCGCTGGAAGGAGGGTTGGAAATTCCAGCTCGACGTCTTCAACATGCTCAACTCGCGTTCGATGTCGATCGCCTATGGATATGGCTCATTGATTGGAACGGACCTGCTCTACCAAGCCTGCAACGGCCTCATAGCCGTGCCGGTGACGGGCGCCAACTGCGGCGTTGGCCGGATGGATATTCACGCGCATCCGATTGAGCCGCCGGCCTGGCGCCTCACTTTCGGCGGACCGATTGAAACTGATCCGTCCGTCAAGGGCCCCGACCTGATGGAGCCTTTCAATCTCGTAAAATTCTGGGAATGAGTGTCTCTGCCTCATCGCGCGCTACCGGAGCCTGTGCGTGCGGATCGCGCGGACCTTTGAAGGGCGTTCCGAGGCGACGCGCTGGCTGGGAACAGGTTGATTTGATAACTCCAGCGCTTATGGTGTTGTCTCCGCAGGACCTGCAGCCCTCTCCCAGGACCGAATGTTTGATGCTCAGCAAACGACCGCGCGACCTCATCCTGAGGGCATGCTTGAGCATGGCGACAGCCTTGGGGCTTAGCGGCTGTGCTCTCACGCCCCCTGGCACGACGGAGGAGCAAGCCAAGCTGAGTGAAGTTTCCGAGCGCTTCGAGCCGCCGATTGAGGCTCGGGAGTTGCCGGCTTTGCCTGCGGTTGCCAACTGGCGCGACGTGCTGCACAGGGCGTTCCTGGCCAACGGCGAATTGGAATCGGCCTATTTCGAGTGGAAGGCGGCTTTGGCCCGGGTCGACCGGGACGCGACCTGGCCCAACACCAATTTGATGTTCGGCTACCGCTATCTGTTTTCGCGTGACCAGATGAAGACATGGGACCGCATGACGCTCAGCGGCTCCTTCATGCCGTCCACGACCCTGCAGTTGCCGATCAAAACGTGGACCGCTGGAAAAGTAGCGCTGGAGGCGGCCAGAGCGGCCAGCGAGAGATTTCGAACCGTCAAGTTCGAGCTTCAGCGGAAGGTTCTCACCGCTTATTTGGATTTGGCGCTGGCCAGGGAAAAAGTCCGCATCGAGCGCGACAACGTAAATCTTCTCAAGCTCTTGACGAGCTCGGCCGCCGCTCGGAGCCAAGCTGGCGCTCCCCTGCAAGACATGCTGAAGGCCCAGACCAACTGGGAGCTGGCGAAGAACAACCTGCTGAACCTGGAAGCCGAGGTCCGCTCGGCGCGCAGCAAGCTCAACGGTCTTCTTGCTCGCGACGCAGAGGAGCCGCTGAACCTTCCGCCGACTTTGCCCGCCGCGCGTCCCGTGATCGGTAACGATGCTCGCCTCATAGAGGTCGCCGTCGACCAAAACCCGGAATTGGCCGCTCTCGCCCGCCAAGTGGCCGGACGCAAGGACGCCATAGAGCTCGCCAGGCTGGAATTTCTGCCGGATCTCGTGCCTGCCGGGAGCATCACCGGCAATATTGAAAGAGCGGCCGAAATGTTTGTGATGGTGCCGACGAGGATCCCGGCGATTCTGGCGATGATCCGGGACACGGAGGCAATGGCGCGCTCGACCGAAGCCGTGCTGCGGCAAACTGAGAGGGACCGCGCTGCGAGCTTCGTCGCCAACCTTTACTTCATGCGCAACGCAGAGCGACAAACGAGTTTTTACCGGCGGCGGGTGGTCCCTGTCGTCGAGCAACTGATCAACAGTTCGCGGGAAGCTTACGCAGCGGGAAGCGTGCAGTTCGCGGATCTCATCGACAGCCAGCGGACTTATATTTCAGTGCGAGTCTTGGTCGCCGAAGCCAGGATCGAGCGAGAAAAGCGGCTAGCGGAACTCGAAGCTCTTGCGGGCGTGGACATAGAAACGCTCGGTCGGCCAGAGATGGCGCCGCCGGAGCCGCCGGAACAAGCCTCTCGGCAATAACCTGGACTGCAATAGGCCGGAGCGGCGACACATGACCACAATGGGGATACGCATGCCGGCAAAGCGACGCGGAAGTTTGAGCGGGCTGGCGCTCGCGACGCTGTTGGCTTCCAGCGTCGCTTACAGAGTTAGCGGGCAAGAAACTGGGGCGCCGGACAACACCATGTCCCAGATGAAAATGCCGACATCGAAGGATGCGTCCAAGGTCGGCGCGCTGCCGCCGGGCTATGCGGAAGTCAGCATTGCTGCAGATGTTCAGCAGCGCATCGGGGTCACGCTGGGAACCGTGCGCCGGACGCCGTTGACAATGACGATACGCACTGTCGGGATTGTGCGCCCGGATGAAACCAAACTCGCGCACATTCACCTGAAAACGGAAGGATGGGTCGAGAAGCTGTTTATCACCTTCACCGGACAGAAAGTGAAAGCTGGCGAACCGATGCTCTCGATTTACAGCCCCGCCTTCTACGCGGCGCAACGGGAGTTCTTGGTGGCGCTGCAGTATAGCAGGTCCGCGCCCTCGTCGGGTCAGCAAAACGTGGTCGACACTGCCCGCCAACGGTTGGCGCTATGGGACGTTCCAAAGAATACGATCCAGGCGCTGGAGAAGACCGGCAAGCCGAGCAAATCACTTATCATGCGCAGCCCGATTTCGGGGACGATTTTGGAAAAGAAGACGTTCGAAGGCCAATACGTCGCACCCCAAGGCGAATTATATGTGGTCGGCGACCTTTCGACAGTGTGGGTGCAGGGCAAGGTCTTCGCGTATGAATTGCCGCATATTGCGCTCGGAATGCCGGCGACGGTCACATTTCCGTCGTTGGCGACGCGAAATTTCATCGGCAAAATTGTGTTTATCGATCCGGTCGTCGACGAGATGACCCGATCGGTGCAAGTTCGCGTGGAAGTGCCCAATCCCAATGGACTGATCAAGCCCGGCATGTTTGCTCATGTCTTGATCAGCCACGCCATGGGTAGTGGTTTGACCGTTCCAACATCCGCCGTCATCCGCACCGGCGAGCGCAACATAGCCTTTCGCGCCGTCTCCGCCGATCGCTTCGTGCCGGTGCAGGTCGAGATCAGCCCCTTGCGGTTCGACGATCGATTTCAGATTCTCGGGGGGCTCAAAGCCGGGGACGAAGTGGTCACTTCCGCCAACTTCCTCATCGACTCGGAAAGCCGATTGCGCGCCGGCGGCGGCGGCATGGTCGGTATGCCCGGGATGGGTGTTGACGAAAAAGGCGCCGGCGAAAAGCCCCAGAAGCAAAAGGACACGAAGAGCGCGCCGGAAGAGGACGCCGATCACTCCAAGATGCGGCACTGACTTGGCCTCCCGATTCCACCGACGCGCCTCAAAGGCTAGGCCATGATCGCCCGCATCATCGAATTCAGCGCTCGCAACGCTTTCCTTGTCCTCTTGCTGGTCGTCGCCATCCTTGGGGGCGGGTTATGGGCTGTCCTCAAAACGCCCCTTGATGCGCTTCCGGATCTGTCGGACGTGCAGGTGATCGTTTCCACCCAATGGGAAGACCGCAGCCCCAATATCATTGAAGACCAAATCACCTATCCGATCGTCACGCAGCTTCTCTCCACTTCCCATGTCAAAGCGGTTCGGGCCAGCAGCTTCTATGGCGAGTCCCTGGTTTATGTGATCTTCGAAGATGGTACGGATCTCTATTGGGCGCGCACCAGGGTTTTGGAATATCTCAGCGGCATGGCCGGCAAGCTGCCGCCGGGCGTTTCACCCAAGCTCGGACCGGACGCGACCGGCGTTGGATGGGCGTTTGAATACGCCCTGATCGATAAGACAGGCAAACACTCGTTGGCCGATCTTCGGACGTTGCAGGATTGGCAGGTCCAATACCAAATTCGAGCCGTTCCGGGTGTAGCGGAAGTGGCCGCCGTCGGCGGCCTCGTGAAGCAATATCAGGTCACGATCGATCCGGACAAGCTGCTGGCGTACAGGATACCGATCAATAAGGTGGTCGAACAAGTTCGCCGAAGCAATCAAGAGGTCGGCGGGCGGGTATTGGAGTTCACGGGCAAGGAATACATGGTGCGCGGCAGAGGCTATATTCAGAAGCCCGCCGACATTGAGAACGTGGCGGTGGGGGCGCAGTCTGACGGGACGCCCATTCTCGTGCGGGACGTAGGGTTCGTCCAGATCGGCCCGGACATCCGCCGGGGAGTGGCGGACCTCAATGGCATGGGCGATGTCGCTGGCGGCATTGTCGTGGTCCGCTATGGCGTTAGCGTCTATGACGTGTTGAACCGCGTCAAAGAAGTGATCAAGGACACGGTCCAACCATCCTTGCCTGAAGGCGTGGAGCTGGTCGTCACCTATGACCGCTCCGAGCTTATCAAGCACTCGGTGGAGACGCTGCGCGAGAAGCTCATCGAGGAGGGCATCATCGTCAGCCTGGTCTGCCTGGTGTTCTTGTTCCACCTCCGCAGCGCCCTTGTCGCGATCATTACGCTCCCCCTGGCGGTCCTGATGGCGTTGGTGGCGATGCAATGGATCGGGCTCACGAGCAACATCATGAGCTTGGGCGGCATCGCCATCGCCATCGGGGCGATGGTGGATGCTGCCATCGTAATGATCGAGAACGCCCACAAACACATCGAGCGTGAGCAGGCAAAGCCTCCCGAAGCGCGTCGCCCGCGGCTCGAACTCGTGATCGAAGCCGGCAGGGAGGTGGGGCCGTCGCTATTCTTCTCGCTTTTGATTATCACCGTAAGTTTCCTGCCGGTTTTTGCCCTTCAGGACCAGGAGGGGCGGTTATTCAAGCCGCTCGCCTACACCAAGTCGTTCAGCATGTTCTTTGCG
Proteins encoded:
- a CDS encoding TonB-dependent receptor, translated to MNSSSERFFTGGQVNAIPFYRPGEALEVVPGLAVTQHSGEGKANQYFLRGFDLDHGTDLALYLDGMPINMRTHGHGQGWADANFIMPELLASVDARKGPYNVEDGDFSNAGTIRMQYLNRVPTGVFTTSAGEFGFARQFGMKSWAFMDGDILGAAEASIYDGPWVVPNRARKVNAVLRWIRGAEADGVGITGMAYANRWNSTDQIPLRAVEQGLMSRWGTMNPTDGGDATRFSISGHWSQLSETNYSRIEGYAVHSTLDLFSDFTYFLSHPVLGDQFRQFDRRTILGSNGIHGIKFNVAETPFELRFGYQTRWDDIRVGLQDTYVRRPYDTVRNDRVGEANFSLFSDIKTKWTPWLTTVVGTRWDYYWASVGGIQTYLASPIVGFVGDNPAQPVRLWTAPFNNGASTGQLLSPKASVIINPFDDKTDFYLNFGRGFHSTDARGTTQTFSTTEASDDLGYVFAQRRPLLSPSTGAEVGMKTRAIDNLESALTLFWIQLQSENVFAGDEGNTVFGPPSRRIGFEFTNHYRPFSWLGFEGDLTMTDARFLGFDKDQADLYLQLLQPDALPWGTFLGNKPGNFLINAAPIIATAVLELGEPTGWFGALKYRYIGPRALTQDGFFKSPAIGTVNARIGYRWKEGWKFQLDVFNMLNSRSMSIAYGYGSLIGTDLLYQACNGLIAVPVTGANCGVGRMDIHAHPIEPPAWRLTFGGPIETDPSVKGPDLMEPFNLVKFWE
- a CDS encoding TolC family protein; protein product: MATALGLSGCALTPPGTTEEQAKLSEVSERFEPPIEARELPALPAVANWRDVLHRAFLANGELESAYFEWKAALARVDRDATWPNTNLMFGYRYLFSRDQMKTWDRMTLSGSFMPSTTLQLPIKTWTAGKVALEAARAASERFRTVKFELQRKVLTAYLDLALAREKVRIERDNVNLLKLLTSSAAARSQAGAPLQDMLKAQTNWELAKNNLLNLEAEVRSARSKLNGLLARDAEEPLNLPPTLPAARPVIGNDARLIEVAVDQNPELAALARQVAGRKDAIELARLEFLPDLVPAGSITGNIERAAEMFVMVPTRIPAILAMIRDTEAMARSTEAVLRQTERDRAASFVANLYFMRNAERQTSFYRRRVVPVVEQLINSSREAYAAGSVQFADLIDSQRTYISVRVLVAEARIEREKRLAELEALAGVDIETLGRPEMAPPEPPEQASRQ
- a CDS encoding efflux RND transporter periplasmic adaptor subunit yields the protein MSGLALATLLASSVAYRVSGQETGAPDNTMSQMKMPTSKDASKVGALPPGYAEVSIAADVQQRIGVTLGTVRRTPLTMTIRTVGIVRPDETKLAHIHLKTEGWVEKLFITFTGQKVKAGEPMLSIYSPAFYAAQREFLVALQYSRSAPSSGQQNVVDTARQRLALWDVPKNTIQALEKTGKPSKSLIMRSPISGTILEKKTFEGQYVAPQGELYVVGDLSTVWVQGKVFAYELPHIALGMPATVTFPSLATRNFIGKIVFIDPVVDEMTRSVQVRVEVPNPNGLIKPGMFAHVLISHAMGSGLTVPTSAVIRTGERNIAFRAVSADRFVPVQVEISPLRFDDRFQILGGLKAGDEVVTSANFLIDSESRLRAGGGGMVGMPGMGVDEKGAGEKPQKQKDTKSAPEEDADHSKMRH